In Limisalsivibrio acetivorans, one genomic interval encodes:
- the katG gene encoding catalase/peroxidase HPI: MSEEKKCPVTGKVDRPTASKGTTNKDWWPNKLNLKILSQNSEKVDPMGEDFDYAEEFSKLDLEAVKKDLFDLMTTSQDWWPADYGHYGGLFIRMAWHSAGTYRVGDGRGGGGTGNQRFAPLNSWPDNANLDKARRLLWPIKKKYGRSISWADLMILAGNCAIESMGLKPFGFGGGREDIWEPEEDVYWGTEVEWLGDDRYSGERDLDNPLAAVQMGLIYVNPEGPNGEPNVLASAKDVRDTFARMAMNDEETVALVAGGHTFGKCHGAGDAAKVGPEPEAAPVEEMGLGWISSHGSGKGDDTITSGIEGAWTPNPIKWDMGYFDMLFGYDWNLEKSPAGAYQWAPVNPAEKNLAPAAHDPSKKVKTMMTTADLTLRMDPAYEKISRRFYENPEEFADAFARAWFKLTHRDMGPKSRYLGPDVPEEDLIWQDPIPALDHEVVDEKDIAQLKGKILETGLSVSELVYTAWSSASTFRGSDFKGGANGARIMLEPMKNWEANEPVRLEKILEVLKGIHEEFNGSGKKVSMADLIVLGGCAGVEKAAKDAGFDVTVPFTPGRMDTTQELTDADSFQVLEPHADGFRNYQKKKYSVTPEEMLVDKAQLLTLTAPEMTVLIGGMRMLGANYKGAEHGVFTERPGVLSNDFFVNILDMGTIWKPSADDENIFEGRDRTSGKLKWTATRVDLIFGSNSELRALSEVYACDDSMEKFVNDFIKAWDKVMNLDRFELN, translated from the coding sequence AGGATTTCGACTATGCGGAGGAGTTTAGCAAGCTTGATCTTGAGGCGGTTAAGAAGGATCTTTTTGATCTTATGACCACTTCGCAGGATTGGTGGCCCGCAGATTACGGCCATTACGGCGGTCTTTTTATACGCATGGCGTGGCACAGCGCCGGAACATACAGGGTTGGCGACGGCAGAGGGGGAGGCGGAACCGGCAATCAGCGTTTCGCACCCCTCAACAGCTGGCCGGACAACGCAAACCTTGATAAGGCAAGAAGGCTCCTTTGGCCTATAAAGAAGAAGTACGGCAGGAGCATATCATGGGCGGATCTTATGATCCTTGCCGGAAACTGCGCCATAGAATCCATGGGGCTCAAGCCCTTCGGCTTTGGTGGAGGAAGGGAGGATATCTGGGAGCCCGAAGAGGATGTTTACTGGGGTACCGAGGTGGAATGGCTTGGAGATGACCGTTACTCCGGTGAACGTGATCTTGATAATCCCCTCGCCGCAGTTCAGATGGGGCTTATATACGTGAACCCCGAAGGGCCTAACGGTGAGCCGAATGTGCTTGCCTCTGCGAAGGATGTTAGAGACACCTTCGCCCGTATGGCCATGAATGATGAAGAGACCGTTGCCCTCGTGGCGGGTGGACACACCTTCGGTAAATGCCACGGGGCTGGTGATGCTGCGAAGGTCGGGCCTGAGCCGGAGGCGGCTCCCGTTGAGGAGATGGGGCTCGGCTGGATAAGTTCCCACGGCAGCGGAAAGGGTGATGATACCATAACAAGCGGCATAGAGGGTGCATGGACGCCTAATCCGATCAAATGGGATATGGGCTACTTCGATATGCTCTTCGGCTACGACTGGAATCTTGAGAAAAGCCCCGCCGGAGCATATCAGTGGGCACCTGTTAACCCTGCGGAGAAGAATCTCGCACCAGCCGCCCACGACCCTTCGAAGAAGGTTAAGACGATGATGACAACGGCGGATCTCACTCTGCGGATGGATCCCGCCTATGAAAAGATATCAAGAAGGTTCTATGAAAACCCCGAAGAGTTTGCCGATGCCTTTGCAAGGGCATGGTTTAAGCTCACCCACAGGGATATGGGCCCCAAGTCAAGGTATCTGGGGCCGGATGTTCCCGAGGAGGACCTTATCTGGCAGGATCCGATCCCTGCGCTTGATCATGAGGTAGTGGATGAGAAGGATATCGCCCAGCTCAAGGGGAAGATACTTGAAACGGGGCTGTCCGTATCTGAACTGGTATATACTGCCTGGTCCTCCGCATCTACTTTCAGAGGCTCGGACTTCAAGGGTGGTGCGAACGGTGCACGGATTATGCTCGAGCCGATGAAGAACTGGGAGGCGAACGAACCTGTAAGGCTTGAGAAGATTCTTGAGGTGCTTAAAGGGATACATGAAGAGTTTAACGGCTCCGGGAAGAAGGTTTCCATGGCCGACCTGATCGTGCTCGGCGGTTGCGCAGGTGTTGAAAAAGCGGCTAAGGATGCTGGCTTCGACGTTACTGTTCCCTTTACCCCCGGACGGATGGATACAACTCAAGAACTCACCGATGCGGACTCATTTCAGGTGCTCGAGCCCCATGCGGACGGATTCCGTAACTATCAGAAGAAGAAATACTCTGTGACCCCCGAGGAGATGCTCGTGGATAAGGCACAGCTCCTTACCCTCACCGCTCCTGAGATGACCGTTCTCATCGGTGGTATGCGTATGCTTGGTGCAAACTACAAGGGTGCTGAGCACGGCGTCTTTACGGAGAGGCCCGGGGTGCTCTCCAACGATTTCTTCGTGAACATCCTTGATATGGGGACTATCTGGAAGCCCTCCGCCGATGATGAAAACATTTTCGAAGGGCGTGATAGAACCAGTGGAAAGCTTAAGTGGACCGCTACTAGGGTGGATCTTATATTCGGTTCAAACTCCGAGTTGAGAGCTCTCTCCGAGGTCTATGCCTGCGATGATTCCATGGAGAAATTCGTGAACGACTTCATCAAAGCATGGGATAAGGTTATGAATCTGGACCGCTTCGAGCTGAACTAG
- a CDS encoding LytR/AlgR family response regulator transcription factor, with product MVNVSDGIQFLEKMEPGVIIFNEDMLITSANRIFLRQFPLFTEESIIGQDIMAIHTEDSIKRIRSFIEHLNESRQQIVTQIKSDSMADSEKYYMIRLMSLITGSGKRSYCLLSYDITGLITNKHKKLVKMPAYSGDDIFLIDLGDVLYFSADNIYTRFYTEDKEYYAFFMISEIEEKLPSQSFYRIHRSHIINLDAIEKVSKKGGGLTVKLRSVDEPFSVGRSRVKTFLEIMGLK from the coding sequence ATGGTTAATGTTTCGGACGGTATTCAATTCCTTGAGAAGATGGAGCCGGGGGTTATTATCTTCAATGAAGATATGCTTATAACCTCGGCGAACAGGATATTTCTACGCCAATTTCCTCTTTTTACTGAGGAGAGTATTATCGGTCAGGATATAATGGCGATCCACACCGAGGACTCAATAAAAAGGATCCGCTCGTTCATAGAACATCTGAATGAGAGCCGCCAGCAGATAGTTACCCAGATAAAGTCCGATTCAATGGCAGATTCTGAAAAATACTACATGATAAGGCTCATGAGCCTTATCACGGGGAGCGGAAAACGTTCCTACTGCCTGCTGAGCTACGACATCACCGGACTGATAACAAATAAGCACAAGAAACTGGTTAAAATGCCCGCATACAGCGGTGATGATATCTTCCTTATCGATCTTGGGGATGTTCTATACTTTTCCGCAGACAACATATACACAAGGTTTTATACCGAAGATAAGGAATATTACGCATTCTTTATGATCTCCGAGATAGAAGAGAAGCTCCCCTCCCAGAGTTTTTACCGTATTCACCGCAGTCATATCATAAACCTTGATGCCATCGAAAAGGTTTCAAAGAAGGGGGGCGGACTTACCGTTAAGCTCCGTTCCGTAGATGAACCCTTTTCCGTAGGCCGCTCCAGAGTTAAAACCTTCCTTGAAATAATGGGACTCAAGTAG